One Polaribacter sp. KT25b DNA segment encodes these proteins:
- a CDS encoding ATP-binding protein has product MNQDKIEILERALDRQKKARKQAEKILEEKSLALFNASQELNKANIKLAALLAEKTSQLKGVFENINDSYVVIDLEGEVLKMNDVAEKFFGYNTSEKLNAAKLVYSEDYQYAINSFSILIDKGYFTNYTARIITKNNDIKWVNINGSIIYDNLKKPIAVQGIIRDITAEREKRLIVDMINNIMKSILGKENIYEIAWEISSSIATYLDTNDCVIYLVNEATKSLEQITAYHSKAIPNKPVLNKVVIPFGKGIVGSVAQTGISEIVVNTNNDERYILDGVRRLSEITVPIISEGKVIAVIDAEHKKENFFIKEQLNTIENIASLVSLQLKSAINIRERKKTESINAELLNKLKKSNEELHEYAHIVSHDLKSPLRSFAALTSWIKTDNIEAFDEASLQNFKDIDITLETMENLITDILQYSSLEATVSEEEIVDLDSLVKNLIHVLYVPDSISINILNTLPKVKGDKTKFQQLFQNLIGNAIKFNNKEKGIINIDVEDHNSFYKFSISDNGIGIQNRHFENIFKIFQSLKKEKNSSGIGLSIVKKIVDIYKGEVWVESEIDKGSTFYFTIKK; this is encoded by the coding sequence ATGAATCAAGACAAAATTGAAATTTTAGAAAGGGCTTTAGATCGACAAAAAAAAGCAAGAAAGCAGGCAGAAAAAATTCTTGAAGAAAAATCTCTTGCCTTATTTAATGCTTCACAAGAGTTAAATAAAGCAAATATTAAATTAGCTGCTCTTTTGGCCGAAAAAACATCGCAATTAAAAGGTGTTTTTGAAAACATTAATGATTCTTATGTTGTTATAGATTTAGAAGGCGAGGTTTTAAAAATGAATGATGTTGCAGAAAAATTCTTTGGATATAATACATCAGAAAAATTAAATGCAGCAAAACTCGTTTATAGCGAAGATTATCAATACGCAATTAATTCTTTTTCGATACTTATTGATAAAGGTTATTTTACTAATTATACAGCAAGAATAATAACAAAAAATAATGATATTAAATGGGTTAATATCAACGGAAGTATTATTTATGATAATTTAAAAAAACCTATTGCTGTACAAGGTATTATTAGAGATATTACTGCAGAAAGAGAGAAGAGATTAATTGTTGATATGATTAATAATATCATGAAATCTATTCTAGGTAAAGAAAATATTTATGAAATTGCGTGGGAAATTTCTAGCAGTATAGCTACTTATTTAGATACAAATGATTGTGTTATTTATCTTGTTAATGAAGCAACAAAAAGTTTAGAACAAATTACAGCTTATCATAGTAAAGCAATACCAAATAAACCAGTATTAAATAAAGTCGTTATTCCGTTTGGTAAAGGTATAGTTGGTAGTGTTGCACAAACAGGTATATCAGAAATTGTAGTAAATACTAATAATGATGAAAGATATATTTTAGACGGTGTAAGAAGATTATCAGAAATAACGGTTCCAATAATAAGCGAAGGTAAAGTTATAGCTGTAATAGATGCAGAACATAAAAAGGAAAACTTTTTTATTAAAGAACAATTAAATACTATAGAAAATATTGCTAGTTTAGTATCTCTTCAATTAAAAAGTGCAATTAATATTAGAGAAAGAAAGAAAACAGAATCTATAAACGCAGAGCTTTTAAACAAACTTAAAAAAAGTAATGAAGAGTTGCATGAATATGCGCATATAGTTTCTCATGATTTAAAATCTCCTTTAAGAAGTTTTGCAGCTTTAACTTCTTGGATAAAAACCGATAATATAGAAGCGTTTGATGAAGCAAGTCTTCAAAATTTTAAAGACATTGATATTACGCTAGAAACTATGGAGAATCTAATTACTGATATTTTACAATACTCGAGTTTAGAGGCAACTGTTTCTGAAGAAGAAATTGTAGATTTAGATTCTTTAGTTAAAAATTTAATACATGTTTTATATGTTCCTGATAGTATTTCTATAAATATTTTAAATACTTTACCTAAAGTAAAAGGAGATAAAACTAAATTTCAACAATTATTTCAGAATTTAATTGGTAATGCAATAAAGTTTAATAATAAAGAAAAAGGAATTATAAATATCGATGTAGAAGATCATAATTCTTTTTATAAATTTTCAATTAGTGATAATGGAATAGGTATTCAAAATAGACATTTTGAAAACATATTTAAAATATTTCAATCCTTAAAAAAAGAAAAAAATTCATCTGGAATAGGATTATCAATTGTTAAAAAAATTGTTGATATTTATAAAGGTGAAGTTTGGGTAGAATCAGAAATTGATAAAGGATCTACTTTTTATTTTACAATAAAAAAATAA
- a CDS encoding heme NO-binding domain-containing protein yields MKGIVFTEFLDLVEDKFGIEMVDEIILNSTLESEGVYTSIGTYSFSEMLQLLKNLSDKSGISIDNLLLIYGEHFFSVIERSYPGLLDTYKDPMEMLSSIENHIHVEVRKIYPDAELPTFLIEEKSEKRLIMNYKSSRAMHHFGLGLMNKTFEYFNSTAEIIIEKIKEDGTEVRFIVNKN; encoded by the coding sequence ATGAAAGGTATAGTTTTTACAGAGTTTTTAGATTTAGTAGAAGATAAGTTTGGTATTGAAATGGTTGATGAAATTATACTTAATTCAACACTAGAATCAGAAGGAGTTTATACTTCTATTGGCACGTATAGTTTTTCTGAAATGCTTCAACTTCTTAAAAATCTAAGTGATAAATCAGGAATATCTATCGATAATTTATTATTAATTTATGGTGAACATTTTTTTAGTGTAATTGAAAGAAGTTATCCAGGTCTTTTAGATACTTATAAAGATCCTATGGAAATGTTATCTTCTATTGAAAACCATATTCATGTAGAAGTTAGAAAAATTTATCCCGATGCAGAATTGCCAACTTTTTTAATAGAAGAAAAGAGTGAGAAAAGGCTAATTATGAACTACAAATCTAGTAGAGCTATGCATCATTTTGGTTTGGGGTTAATGAATAAAACATTTGAATATTTTAACAGTACTGCTGAAATAATTATAGAAAAAATTAAAGAAGATGGAACGGAGGTTAGATTCATTGTAAATAAAAATTAA
- a CDS encoding response regulator — translation MLQKKVKILLIENDEMEIFKFKRALSSKFSDFTIIFANNGKEALSILENCFPDIILLDLNMPDINGFDFLTNVKNLSQIKHIPIIVLTTSNNINDIKKCYKLGIAGYLLKSLNDEDYLIKINKIMKYWSVNDFIRK, via the coding sequence ATGTTGCAAAAAAAAGTAAAAATTTTATTAATTGAAAATGATGAAATGGAAATTTTTAAATTTAAAAGAGCACTCTCTTCTAAGTTTAGTGATTTCACTATTATTTTTGCTAATAATGGCAAAGAAGCACTTTCTATATTAGAAAATTGTTTTCCTGATATTATTTTGTTAGATTTGAATATGCCAGATATAAATGGTTTTGATTTTTTAACAAATGTTAAAAATCTTTCTCAAATAAAGCACATACCAATTATTGTTTTAACCACATCTAATAATATTAATGATATTAAAAAGTGTTATAAATTAGGTATTGCTGGCTATCTTTTAAAATCTTTAAATGATGAAGATTATCTAATAAAGATAAATAAAATAATGAAGTATTGGAGTGTTAATGATTTTATTCGAAAATAA
- a CDS encoding sulfite exporter TauE/SafE family protein — MFLSAILFGLLGSFHCIGMCGPIAFMLPVDREKPVKKFFQILSYHLGRLFTYSLIGLLFGFLGKGFYFFGFQQQLSIIVGVSMILVVLFPKIFQKLSFSKKISKIIFKIKNSLGNELKKKGNDTFFTIGFLNGFLPCGLVYMAIFGALATSNEFAGALYMFLFGLGTIPLMTAVVYLGSFAKGNLRKNIQKAIPIMVIFIGSLFILRGLGLGIPFVSPLEPILNTAGDTVNGCH; from the coding sequence ATGTTTTTATCTGCAATTCTATTTGGTTTATTGGGTAGTTTCCATTGCATAGGTATGTGCGGCCCAATAGCTTTTATGTTGCCGGTAGATAGAGAAAAACCAGTAAAAAAATTCTTTCAAATATTAAGTTATCATTTAGGTAGATTGTTTACCTATAGCTTAATAGGTCTACTTTTTGGTTTTTTAGGCAAAGGTTTTTATTTCTTCGGATTTCAGCAACAATTATCTATAATTGTAGGAGTTAGTATGATTTTAGTTGTTCTATTTCCTAAAATTTTTCAAAAATTGAGTTTCTCTAAAAAGATTAGCAAAATTATTTTTAAAATTAAAAATAGTTTAGGTAATGAACTTAAAAAGAAAGGAAATGATACTTTTTTTACAATTGGTTTTTTAAATGGTTTTTTGCCTTGTGGCTTAGTTTACATGGCTATTTTTGGCGCTTTAGCTACTTCTAATGAATTTGCAGGTGCTTTATATATGTTTTTATTTGGTTTAGGAACAATACCTTTAATGACAGCAGTTGTGTATTTAGGTAGTTTTGCAAAAGGTAATCTTAGAAAAAATATTCAAAAAGCAATTCCTATTATGGTCATTTTTATTGGTTCACTTTTTATTTTAAGAGGTTTAGGTTTAGGAATTCCTTTTGTTTCTCCTTTAGAGCCAATCTTAAATACTGCAGGAGATACTGTAAATGGTTGTCATTAA
- a CDS encoding FixH family protein, translating into MKFNWGTGIVIAIVAFIGFILFFVVKMSTDNSYSYDLVTEKYYQQELGFQDEINAEKNALELKEKVTIQRSEGGLKIEFPADFSPKEIKGKVFLYRPSNKQLDFEIPISISKTYLLVPEKRLLDGRWNINIAFKYNNKEYLIKEEIQY; encoded by the coding sequence ATGAAATTTAATTGGGGAACAGGAATTGTTATAGCAATTGTAGCTTTTATTGGCTTTATATTATTTTTTGTAGTCAAGATGAGTACAGACAATTCGTATAGTTATGATTTGGTAACAGAAAAATACTATCAACAAGAATTAGGTTTTCAAGATGAAATTAATGCCGAAAAAAACGCTTTAGAATTAAAAGAAAAAGTAACAATACAAAGATCAGAAGGAGGTTTAAAAATAGAATTTCCAGCAGATTTTTCTCCAAAAGAAATTAAAGGAAAAGTGTTCCTATATAGACCATCTAATAAACAATTAGATTTTGAAATACCTATTTCAATCTCTAAAACATATTTGCTCGTGCCTGAGAAACGTTTGTTAGATGGTCGCTGGAACATTAATATAGCCTTCAAATATAACAATAAAGAATATTTAATTAAAGAAGAAATACAATATTAA